TATTTTCTACAAGGCGGTTCTTACTTAACCGCCAGTGCAATAGCGCTGACGGTTACGAAAAACATCTATAGAAATGTGTTTGGAACCGCTTGTACAGAGCTTTATTCTACTAGTGCAAAATTCCAAACAAGCTATTAGAAGTATTATTTGGTACCGGGGAAGAGCCCCAGTCCCTCTCAGAGAAGAGTCTTTTGCTTGAGAGTATtgtaaatgattttttttttcaagttgTGCAAAACAAGGACCATGGCAAAGACTTAGGCCCTGGACAAAGGACGTGTTTTCAGTAGTGAGCAGATGGAATTGATGTACAGATTCATGACGCCACAAGTATCACTACTGTACACTACTCAGCAAAGCGTTTCAGATTCCTCACTCACAGTTTGCTTTATTCATGTTACCCTCTTGCACCGCGCCCCGGGTCGATCGAAGCTGTGTCATGAAGATGGAAGGCAGGCAGAGAGGACACGACGATGCGCACTGCTAAAAAAGAGACCGCGAAAAGGCAGCAGGTGGGTTCATTCCATGATCGCACTAGCTAATTAACTAGCTACTAGTAGGCATCAAGCAATATACTGTACACATCTGTACGTACTATATGTACACCATGAGTCAAGCGACACAAGACCGCACACTAGAGAGGGTTCAGTTCAGACAGAGTGATGCAGCCCGGGGGAGACAGGAAGGCATTGATTCACACACAGCTTCTCATGTTCCCGGCCGGCCTGACGCTTAATGCATGTACACACAGCTCTCTTTTGCTAGCTCTTCAGGTACGCATCAAGCATCATTATGCATGCTGCTGCAAACTAGCTAGTCCGATCCGATCGAATTTGATGAGGCTtcggagagagagagactgcATGCTGTGATCGAGGAGTAGGATCATCCCGGCCgccagtcgtcgtcgtcgtcccggcaaaggccggccggccggccggccggcgatcaGAAGCCGATGATCTCGTCCGGCACCGTCACGAACCTCGCCCGTTTCTGAAAGGATCGGAACCGAACCATGCATGCAACAGGAAAAGCAAAAGGAAAGTTGTTAGTTGCTTTGCTTACATTGTCAGCTAATAATAGCAACGgttcacatatatatatatatatatatatatatatatatatatatatatatatatatatatatcgtcacTTTATTAGAGATCTATCCGTAAACTTTTGGAAAAGACAACGAGAAAAAGGTTGCGCCGCGCGCTGTTGCAAATTGAGTCCTCTATCCGACGGACCGGCCGGCTTTTTTAGCTGTTTAGCACACTACTGCACTGTGGCTGCAGCAGCAGGTCTTGCTGCGTCATGAGTTGCTTGCTTCAAGTGAAAGCCAGTACTATATATAGCAGCTAGTAGCAGTTTCTCGGTGGTGATCAAGGTGCTCTTTCCCACTGATGTTTTTTCCCCTATTTACCACCGAAAGGGGAAGGCTTGCATGCATGATTGTCCGGCCTGACTCAGTGAGTGTGAGTGAGTGAGCATTGACAGCATTTTCATCGATGTGCACGGAATCAAAGCCGGAGGAATTCCGTTGCGTGTTAGCTCTGTTTGGCAGAGCATCTTTAGCGGCTTTAGAAGCCGTTTAGAGCCGTTTTCTACTAAACGGGGTAAAATAAAATAGCTACACCAATAAAACCTTTAAAAAGCTTTAGGGTATTTTCTACTAAACGGGGTAAAATAAAATGGCTACACCAATAAAGTCTTTAAAAAAGCTTTAGGGTGCGAAAGATCTAAAAATAGTAACTTCTCCTAGTTTTATCTCGGCCTATATGGCGTTTCTGTGGTAACATATTTTAACGAAAGAGCTGTTTTGTTAACCGATTTAATAAAACGACTTAGCTCTATTTATAGAGCTGATGGAGCCTTGCTAGCtataagactatctccaacaatagtcacctaaaatacaagacctatttgttctttgggtagcgctacaggtaaaaggttccatatctatttttagtcttctccaacaacaagacctaaaagacaacactctccgcaaataggtctcgaggagagaggatacccaaatttgggttatgcctctcctgatacctaaaatgggtcttctgtatgggtactctgttggaggctataggtattgtgttgaaaACTATTTTGGGTCTTCTATTTGAGACAGCCTAAGCTACGTGGATTCCGTTAGTGGCTGGCGGGCTTTGAGGCGTCGTGTCAGATCTCGACAGCGCACATGCATGACCAGCCCTGCTCTGGCCGAGAActacactctctctctctctccccgttCTTAATTAGTATACTTCTAAAatttaaacaaggcctgtaTAATCCATCTAGTTATACTCCCTATGTTCAAAAAAAATCGATTTCTAGAGTTGTTTTAAGTCaaaattttaaactttgaccaaatttctaaaaACAATAAAGATTTAtggtatcattagattcatcatagaatatattttcatatgatgtatattttatgttatagatgttgttactcttttatataaagttagtcaaattttaaaaaaaaataactgaCACGAATTCTAGGAATTAATCCTTTCATgcatggagggagtagtaactTTCTCTATTTTCAAAGGCCAATTATTACATGCTACCATAGGTTTGATAGAAAAAATATGTAATTTTCATGTAACATTGATCTCTTTTAATTTGGGCCCCATTCGGTTAGTGAAATCCTATCCCAGGATCATTCCCGGTAACAAAACCTTATATAAAATTGAATAGCAATCTTGGACCTAGAATTGTTTTCGGGAGTTTTTTCTTTGCTAAACAAATACTCCATCCATCTTGTAATATAGTGCGTTGTGCGTGGCTATTATAAGACTAAATAAGAAAGAGGGCATGCATGTATCCCTCACTTAACTCACTCAATCTAAGTTTTCTTATAGAATATATGATAAGCACTTAATTACTTTTCTTATCCCTAATGttatttaaataaatattatctTCTTGTTCCTCGAATGTATTATTTTTGTGGACACATATCAAATGCTTAAATGCACTCTATTCCAGGATAGAGCAGGGCCTTAAGAATTCTAGAAGTGTAGGACCGATGAAGTAAATAAAGTAGCAACCTAacggcatctccaagagattagtcAAAAACAATAgccaaatttactgatttagctactctctaaaatagatttgacaaaaaaatattagagtactccaacAGACTCTGTAAAGGATGGCTATTGAGGTAGGCTATCCAAAAGTAGAGAGCGAATAAGGTGGGATGGAGAGCTACTAAATTTGAAGAGTCGTTTAGAGAGTCTGTTGGAAACGTTTGTCCTTCAACAATAGCTAAATTtacctttagaaaatgatttggctaatctcttagagatgctctaatgaTATGCATTCCCGGTCGATCGATCAATAAGATACCACATGCGTACGTGGTGGTACTAATAAAATCATATCGATCTCTGCATGTCAACGAGTTGTTGAAGTAAGCCTTGATCGCGCCCGCGCGCGTTTGCAATTAATTAAACACATTTGAGATATTAGCACACGAGCTATATATGCATATCTTGATCCATCTGTACCTTAACTAGCTAGCTAGGTACACAACCGCGTTCGTTTCAGAATCTTACCACATGCATCGGATCACTAGGAGTGGTAGGAGTAGTACATTAGGACGTACGACGATCCACGTACTTAGCTTGTTCGTTGACCTTCAGTTTGCATGCTTCTTCTTGTTAATTGGCAAGTTATTAGTTTCTGCTACTACTACTCTATGAAGTAGTACTGTACTTGAGAAACCCTACGACCCGCTCACTACCGTCCTACGTACAAGCTCAGCTGACCAAACATATATGGCAAATTGTTTATTAGGATGGAGCAAATGAAGCTATAAGTTCTGAATGCATTTGACTTGCATGCTCGATCAGCTGGTGATCTGTTAGCCCGATCATCAGACACCGGAGCACAGCTAACTAACAGCTCGTAATCAATTAGACAGCGCCCCGTCAAGCACAGTACAGCAGCACCATCAGCGCACCTAACAGGTAGACTGAGTGACCACTCTCTCTTCTCCATGGTACTGGTACCTGTCCCCGTCATCACATGCATGCCCACATCCGTCACCTAAACCCTTCTAATTTCTACCACTGGACCACTCGATCACTGTACCATGCACACACGCCACACGCATCTTTTTATTCCTCCCCTTCATAATTTCCCTGTGCACGCACGCTGCCGCTGCCAGCATATATACGTATAGTAGTAGGAGTAtttgagccttgtttagttcggaaaaatttttagttttagttactatatcattttcatttgtatttagtaattattatctaattatgaattaactagacttaaaatatttgtctcgtGAATTATAGAcaattgtgtaattaattattttttatctatatttaatactccatgtatgcgtttaaagattcgatgtgatagaaaattataaatttttttagaaactaaacaaggccttgttataTGAGGATATTGTACTCGCCTGGATCGGAGTACGTACTACACTACTACGTGCTACGTGCCAGCATCAGACAGGCAGAGAGACAGTTAGCTAATTTTAATTAATAATTAGCCTGACATGTAGCTTTCCACTTTATATTGCCTTGTTGTTTCGATCGGTTGGTTCTCTTCCACGCGTACCCTATTCATTCTCGCATGCTCTTCCCATGTTTTGTTTTCTCTTCCCATGCATTTTACTAGTACTTCGATCGGTCGTATTAGACTAGTGGACAAGTGTAGTGGTATTTTCCCGTTAATACGTATTCGTATACAAAGATTAGAAAAAGATGACTCTTGAGTCTAGAAATGGAATGGTTGGATCGGAATTCGCAAGAAGATCGATGTCAAATGTTGCTCAACGTGCGTTGTTCTCGGCTATAATTCTGGCCGATCTGTTTGTAGTAGCGGCGGAAATTAAGATGATATATAATAATGGGGAAGAATAATGAAAGGCAGGGTAGTGGACACGGACGACGCAACACGCACCTCTTTCTTGCCGGTTGCCGCGGGCTGCTTGCTGTCATCGAAATCCTTGCGCGATGAGCTCGTCGCCGACGACGTGACGATCGCCGGTGGCAGCAGCGGCGGTGGCACGGGCACTGGCACGACGAGAGGCGTGGCGGGCGCGgaccggtggtggtggtggtgtcgcTGCTGCTGGTCGCGGGCGACGCAGAGCTGCATGATCCTCTCTGCAGCGTCGGCGGCGTCGCGGCTCTCCTTGACGAGCCGCTGCACGTCGGTCTTTGGTAGCCGCACCCGCAGCCGCACGGCGCCGTCGCCGACGGCCTCGACGGAGGACGCCGCCAGCACCGACGACGACATCGCCACGTCGGACGCCGACCGCCGCGCCAGCATCAGGCTCTCCAGCCTttccccggcgccggcgccgtagTGGAGCGCGCCGGACCACGTGCGCTGgggcgggcggcggcgctgtaGCCTGGGCAGGTCGACGAGGAAGTAGAGCTTCCCGGGCTTGAGCGGCGCGTCCGGGTCGAGCGGCCTCGCGCGCACGCCCAGGCGGCGGACTTCCTCCGACTCGAGCAGGTGGTGGTGGCCCGGGTGATCGCGCAGCGCGTCCCCGGCCGCCGCTGGCGGGCGGTACTTGTACGTGGCGCCGTCCACCGTCATCACCCTCGCCGACCTCCGCCGCTTCCCGCCAATGGAGTTGCCCATGATTATGTGTCTATGTGAGCTAGCTAGGCAGCTAATAGCTAGCACTCCCTGTATATGCACTGGCACGTGTAGACTGGTTGGCGAAGGAAGGTGTGAGACAAGGAGGCAGCGGTGAGATATAAAGACGTAGTATGTGATGTGAGTGGCCATGTGACGAGCAAGTCAATCCTTAATTATTCTAATCGCTTGCAAATCCCCTCTTAATAACTACAACTAACTACTCATCAGTAGTAGTAGCTAGTAATGTAGCGAattgggctttgtttagttcacactaaaaacaacttttttttcaagattcttcatcatatcaaatcttgcggcacatgcatggagtattaaaaatagtcgaaaacaaaaactaattatacagtttggctgTAAatgacgagatgaattttttgagtttagttagttcataattggacaataagtatcaaataaaaatgaaactgCTACAgtactaaaactaaaaaaaaaatagaactcaACAAGGCCTTGGTGTGTGATTGGGTAGCGTGGCATGTTCCAACGTGGGGATTAATGCTTCAAAATTATTGCGTTCGCGGTCGATGAACAGTCGGGGCTAACAATAGTGTCTCGGACGGACGAGGCCATGTGAGGATGGAATCGGAGGGCCATGTGATTTGATGTGATCTTCTAGAGCAGGCAGGCAGCAGGCAGGGTGGCGTCTGCATGCAGTGCAGGCCGACACGGATGGATGGACGAGCACAAGAGGGGAAAGACAATCGCAGGGAGTGTGTGAGAGTTCGTTGGCTTTGGTGTGTGTCCGTTGCGCGGCGTCGTCGCTTTCAGTTCGCCACGGCGTCAGGTACGGTCGACGACGAGATGTGCATGTCGCGGAGGCTGTGCTGGGCTTGCAATATTGTCCTGGCCGTGAAGAAAACGCTCGGTTattgggctttgtttagttgaaCAAAATTTTGGCTttactactatagcactttcatttgtattagataattattatctaatcataaactaattatgcttcaaagattcatctcgcaaattatatagttatttttatctatatttaatacttcatacatgtgtttaaaaatttaatgtgacgaataatcttgaaaaaatttggaaactaaacaagcccttagaaGCTTCACATATGTCTATGTTGGCTtagagttttttttattttttaattataaaataatatttttctcttataacaaatcagcaCTAGCATCGACAACGAGAAACCATCAGCCGAACAAGGAGAGTAAGCTTAAGCTTAGAGGTTACTATTCAACATTCACGATCCAGTGTTAGCTATTTTGTACTGTGTGTGTTTAACGGTGCGTATGTGAAAGGTAGCGAGTCGAGTCGAGTCTATTCGCTGGTCTGAAAAATCATGGCTGAAAATACTATTTACAGATATATTGTGAGAAAGAAACACTGGTGactgataaaaataaaaatatatgtaGAGCTGATAAGACAAGGAACGGCATGACCTGCCTGCGACCTCCCGGCGGGGCCTGTGGCCAGTCTCTTCGTCACACACCAATGACGACCGCATCATCGTATCAAGTCCAGATCGACTCGCCGATCAAGTGGCCGTCTGCGTGCTGATAGCCGTCTCCAGAAAATTAAACCCGATCCTATAGCGCTGACTAAGgatttgtttaggccttgtttagttttaattttttatagaaaataggTACGAtagtatttttgtctatatgtaatactccatatatgtgttcaaagatttgatatgaaaagaaatcttaaaaaaaattatgttttaggccttgtttagtgcaccccaaaaccaaaaaattttcaagattttccgtcacatcgaatttttggcacatgcatgaaatattaaatataaatgaaaataaaaactaattgcacagtttacctgtaaatcgcgagacgaatcttttgatcctagttagtctatgattagaaaatataaatgaaaataaaaactaattgcacagtttacctgtaaatcgcgagacgaatcttttgatcctagttagtctatgattagacagtatttgtcacaaacaaacgatagtgctacagtagcgaaatccaaaatctttttgcatctaaacaagaccttaggaaGTAACcagagccttgtttagatgcgaaaagattttgaatttcgctactgtagcactctcgtttgtttgtggcaaatattgtccaattatggaataattaggatcaaaagattcgtctcgcgatttacaagtaaactatgtaattatacATAGTTTTTACGatgaactttttggttttcatgatgaactaaacaaggcctaaataagatctagatgcaccaaaaattttaaaagtttaTAAGATTTCTCATCTCATCGATTCTTTAaatacatgcatggagcattaaatatagataaaaaataactcattatacagtttatctgtaatttacgagacaaattttttagcttagttagtttataattaaataataattattaaatataaatgaaagtgttgcaatgtcaaactttaaaaactttTGGCTTGTCAACAAGGACTAAATCCGATTTCAACTGCTACCTACACGGCTACTGTATTACTACAGTGCACATTCAGCGACGCGGTGCGTCGCTGTGCGGATCTGTGAACCGTATGTTTCGACACGCTGGCAGCATGTCCATGGATACTGGACCGATCCGTTCGAGTCACAGCTGACGTATGTATAGCATCATGCATGTAAGTACACGATCAATTGGCCAAGTGGCCGCTCGGGCCAACCCATCCGTCCGTACTTAATACTGTAGGTGCCAATTGCCGATCAACTTAAGGCCGTATTTGGTTCACACCTCCAAGAGTTCAGTCGTCTAAACCAACTTGTAAGGTTTAGTCACCCCTGAGAGAACTTTTAGTCCTTTTTATTTATGGTGTTCAGATCCAAAATGACTAAAATGTGAGGTCGTTTGGTTTGCCCTCCTAAACTTAGTTTAGTTGATCCTAAATGGTTTAGTCTCAtttaggtcttatttagtttacaaaaagataattttttttggtactgtagcacattgtaactataacaattagtgtccaatcttgGATTGGCTAAGCTTAAAAAATTTATTTCGCAAaatacatgcaaactgtgtaaatAATTATTATCATcgttgaatatattttcataatactcACTCTGTCTTTGAAAGCTTCAATCCTTAGAATCTGtgttagtcaaacttttttaagtttgaccaactttatagaaaaacatcaatatctatgatataaaaataagtattttataaaaata
This window of the Sorghum bicolor cultivar BTx623 chromosome 7, Sorghum_bicolor_NCBIv3, whole genome shotgun sequence genome carries:
- the LOC8075645 gene encoding uncharacterized protein At1g66480; this encodes MGNSIGGKRRRSARVMTVDGATYKYRPPAAAGDALRDHPGHHHLLESEEVRRLGVRARPLDPDAPLKPGKLYFLVDLPRLQRRRPPQRTWSGALHYGAGAGERLESLMLARRSASDVAMSSSVLAASSVEAVGDGAVRLRVRLPKTDVQRLVKESRDAADAAERIMQLCVARDQQQRHHHHHRSAPATPLVVPVPVPPPLLPPAIVTSSATSSSRKDFDDSKQPAATGKKEKRARFVTVPDEIIGF